CCGGTAGGCCGCAATTTTATCATCTCCCGCAGTAATAATCCTGCCCTCTTCATCTGGCAGGTCCGAAGCTGTTGAAATATCCCAGGCAAGCCATTTTCGGGCCTTATCCAGTGAAGCCCTGCGAATTTCACTAGTATCCTCTTCGGCTTTCCTCAGCGGAGTCCGCGACGGATCATATAATTTTTCACAGCTGTTTCTTTTTCCATTAATAAGATCCTTAATAATAAGGGCACCTAATGCCCCGTCCGAAATTTCGTTTACTGCAGACCCTTTCACAATAAAAATATTCCCGCCGGCTGAACTTCTGCCTATCAAAGGCAGCAGATCGCAAGGCCGCATTATTTCTCCCGACCATTTACAGTCAGCAGCGGTGAAAGAAGGAAAATGCATTTTAGTCCATAAAGCAAGCTTTTCCATTCTCTGCTCCCTTTTTTCTGTTTCAGGCGCATATCTTGCTGATGTATCATATAAAGCTTCTGCAGTTAAAAGATCGTACTGGGAATCCAGTGCTTCCACTACAGCATTATGATTGGGTCCGGAAACCAGCTGGGAATATAAAGGCCGGGTTTCACTCCAGAATCCAAAGGATATTGTACCCTTTGGAATTTTTACTCCGATGCGGTACGTTTTCTGCATATTGAGTCTGGCCGAGAACTGAGGCAGCTTGTTGATCAGCATATCGCAAGCAAGTACAATATGGTCCGATTGTATGAAATAACCGTTAATATCTGCCCCTTGGTCAGAGATTTTTTCAACATTTGAGTGGTCAAAAAATACCCCGCCCTGCTCTATAAATGCCTTAAGAAGCCCATTAAGAAATGAGGCAGCATCAAATTGGGACTGTCTGGAAAGCTGCAGACATTTTTTGTTTTCCGCCGTCTTGCAAGACGGTATAGAATGAAGCATCTTTACCGGCAGCCGCAGGGACCGGGCAGTGGCATATTCTTTGTCCATCCTGCTGTCATCTTCATCCGCACAAGGAAATAAATAACTCTTCACTTCCTTATATCCGCATTGTATTGCTTCCTGCCTTATTACAGAGGCAGTCCATTCTAATGCATTTTTGTAACTCTTGAGAACTTTGGCCGCTTTTTTCACCCCTATCCTGTCTGACATGTCATAATAACTACACGTTATGGGGTTTGCTATATTGGCTGTAATCCTCCCGGACCCGCTCTGGTGAGGCATTGCCGTGCCTGCCAGTATCACCTTCCTGCCGGATTTTCTTAACCAGTAGGCAGCGCTGATACCTGCAGCGCTTGTACCGATAACTAAAATCTCTGTGCTGTGATTGCATTTGATTTCGCTTCGAATATCCTTGGTAGATGAAATACATTTTGTAGACCCGTCCAGTTCTAAACATTTATCTGTATTCATAACTTATCTTATTATAAATTGAAGTCGTTATCAGAATAAAAATATAACTTCTAAAAGTTTTAAATTTAATAAAATTCTTACAACAAAAAAAATAAAATGTCTATAAATTTTAAAGTTCAGGAAATGATAATTTATATGATTATCCAGCAAATCTTCCGCTGGGGTCAGGATGTAGAAGCTTAAAGTCAAAACGGCATTTTTAATCCCCTGTTTCATTATAACACCAATCATTACAACATACATTAAAACGCTGGCAATTTAGCTCTAAAAACTACAAATGAGTTTTTAATAAGCAATTGGTACACAAATAACTGCATTTTTATGGTACGAATTTTTGGTGACTGGTTCCAGTGGAGTTGATATTTTTTTTGCGACTTTCACAGAACTTTAATTTCATATTGCGAAATATTCTGTATTTTTAATATATTTGTGATACAAAAAAAGAATAATACTGTTGTCTGTTAATTAGTTAGTATTTAAATTTTGTGCATGATTTAATATTGAAATAGTAATAATTTGAATTTGGTGCAGAATCGGTGCACAGAGGTTCAAGACATAGATAAAAGTGAGATATACAGTGGTTTCAAGCTAAAAGTTCGAATCCTGCTCTCCCCACAAAAAGGGTAAAAGAAGCGAAAACGAAAGTTTTTCAATCTTTTCAAAAACCCATAAAAAACGTGGTAAAACCTGCAAATCCAAGGATTTGCAGGTTTTTTTGCTTTTAGGACACTTTTCAATTTTTGCAAAAACTTTAAACATCACTGTTTAAAGGCTTTTTCTTTTTTGGCATGCCTTTCAAAATATCCATACTCGTTCGAAAAACAATTATAATTCATGAATCATAATTCTGTCAGGACCAACAATCATCACATCTATCTTATCTTTAAAAGCCAAATGACACTTGTATTTTTCATCGAGAAAAATTTCTTTAACAAAAAAATCATCATTCTCTATTTTAGCATAATTATTCGTTACTTCAAAAGATTTTAAAGGAATTGAAAGTCCTTTTCCATTTGCTTTGATAACTGCTTCTTTTTGTGTCCAGTAATCAAAAAAAGCAATTTTGGAATCTTCATTTAGTGAGAGATTGTCCCATTCTCTGTTGGTCATTTGTGATTCAAATCCTTCGATATTTATATCTTGGATTATTTCAATATCTATTCCAACATCATTTCTATCGGATAGAACACAAACTACAATTTCGCCTGAGTGTGATATATTAAATTTAGTAGTCGTATTATTTAAAAACGGTTTACTGTAAAGCGTATAGCTAAGATCTTCTTCTACGAAATTCTTACTCGTTTGATGAAGACCATGGCGCAAAAGCAATCTTCCTAATAAGGATAACTGACTGTCTTGCCAACGCCTGTAAGCCAATATCTTTTTTTGAAAATCATCTGAAAACCCATCCAGATAATTCGTTAAAAGATAATTATGATTCCTTTCACAGATATAAGAGTATAAAATTTGAGTCATTTTTGTATCCGTATTTTGTCTATAACATTAGTTAGCAATCTCAAACACTATTGCTTCAACGGCTCCAGTCGCGGAATTAATCACACCAACATCCGTTTTCACTTCTGACATTCTTACCCAAACACCTCCATAACTATCACCAAAACCAAATGACCCCCAGATAAGTTTATGCAATGTCCATTCATTTTTAGCACTAGGTGCCAAAAAATCTAATGAATCGCTAAATTCCTGTGCAATAAACGCACTGTTTTTCATTGCCAATTCCAGTGCTTCTTCCCATTCTTTATCAGTTGAAAATTTACCTATAAAAACATCTTTTCCTTGAAATCCTCTTGCAACCTTTATCACAAATTTATCTTTATCCGTTTTTAATAACTCCTGAAGAATATATTCTGAGTCTTTGAAAATGACTTTTTTATTTTCGATAAACGAAGTCCACGGGATATTTTTTAGTATTAATGCATTTTCGTCCGGTGAAAATTTTCCGTTCTGAGCCAATTCCAATAAAATAGATAAGTTTCTTTTATCACCAAGCATTCTGAGTCCAAGATGATCCGGAAGATAAATTCTGTCCATCATAAAAGCTCTAAATACGGCAGGCGTAACATTCATACCCATTGCTAAAACTATCAAACTGTGAATCACTTTATCCTCTAAATATAAATTTCCATCTGTGAGAACCAATGAGTTTATATCTCCTGTATATGCTCCGCCTTTTAACCCAAAATTGGCAAGTTCTTCCTTAAACAGGCTATCAAAAAAATTAAGGCTTTCCTGTTTTTCAGATTCATCTTCGATATCTCCCATTTCCATAAATATGTTAATGGTACTCTGTTTTCCAAGCTGCTTAATTATTTGTTCGATAAGGAATTCCATATAGATCTGTAATGTATTCCTTCCTTTATAATCCAGAATTTTATCTTTATTTACCAATTGGGGATGATTATTCCTTATCAGGGATTCAAAACTTTGTATTTGCCACCCTCCTATCGAAGATCCTATATTGGCTTCTAAAACTTTAAATCCATCCTCGGTAAAAGTCAGATCTAATCTACAGCCTATTTCAAGATCTTTTTTATGACATAACATTGCAAATTCTGTCATCATTTCGTCTCCTTCGAAATAAAACTCCGCTAGTTTTTTAATATCGTCTTTAAAATACAAAGTGGGTATTTGTTTTAATAAACCAGGAATTTTTATAGAAAGTTCTTTTAGCTCTTCCGTCATTTGTTTATTGATAAGCACCGGCCATCCGCTTACAGGATATTTATAACTTTTAAAGACATCAGGAACGGAGTCATGATTAGTATTTATTCTTGCAGGGATATCTTTATTGCCTTCAAATTCTAAAAATTTTTCAGAAAGGATTGTATATTCTGTAGTTGTATTTTTTATCATAAAAAAGTTTTTTTTGTTTAAATATATATTCTTCTAATTGATACAAAACAGGCTATTAGTCCTGCTCATATATTTTATATTATTCCCCAATAAAACAGATAAGTTGCTAACAATATGTTTGAAAAAATCACGGAGAAAACGACACTTCTGGCATCGGTTTTTTTTATGGTTAAGATGTAATACACCAAGGTCAAAATCAGGCACACAAAAAATACCAGCACCAACAGAAATATATAGTTGAAGGTTTCCGGCAAGCCAAATGCTAAAATGAAATAATTTTGCTCTGAGACTTTTATAATTGCCATAACCAAACACCCAAAAAGCACTAATCCAATAATAGAAGTAATCGTTACACCAATCCTTACAATTTTATCCTGAATCGTGGTATATCTCTTTTTTATTAACTTTATAAGGTATGCAAAAACAAATCCCAGCATTAATAATAAGGCAGTTACTAAAGGAAACAGAAAAATAGGATCTTGATCGCCAATACTTTTACCGGTTTTAGAAACTCCTTTGTTAATCGTAATTCCGGTAACAAGCTTAACTTTATCGGCTTTATTAAATATATCAAGATCTAATTTCTGTTTCGGATTATTGATGAAATTTTCTACAACCTGATATCCAATTTTTGTAAAACTAGGAACGTGACCATATGTTTTAGCTTCAATATAATTGGCTTTACCGAATCTTTGCGCCACTTTTTTTCCGTTATCTAATGGCGTAATTGGGTCAAATTCACCTGAAAAAACCAACACGGGATATGTAGCAGCTGAAAGATTAGAAAGGTTAGAATCTTTTTTTGTTACTGTACGATTACTATTCCATGCATCACATACTTTAAAATCAGATTTGTAGAATGAAATTCCTCCATTTAATCCCTTGAATTGTGCTGCATTTTGTTCATATTTTGAAAAATCATTGTTTGGAAGTGTCTCATTACAACTCACACAATAATAAACGCCGTAATCCATCGACAGTAAAGCAGAGAAAGCACTGACCAAGTTTCCTAAAGATTCTCCTTTTCTTTCGTGAAACTGATAAATTAACAACGGAATAACTTCTACCAATTTTTTATTGTATAAGGCTTGTTGAACGGCCACTTTAAAATCTTCTGCATTATAAGTAAATGTACCTGAAGGTATTAATGTTTTATCTACAGCCACTGTAAGCGGATTTTTCTCTAAATCGGCAATTACCTCATAGTATATTTTTTCTAAATTAGGATATTGCTTATCATATATCTTGTCGCTTTTACAGATTTTAAATACTTTCTGTAAGCTATTCATATAATTAGAAGTATTTTCTACATAATAGGTCGAAATATCATAAACTGGCGAATCTAATAGTAATGATTTTACATCGCCCGCAAAATTATTTGCATATACTTGCGCCATATATGTTCCGTATGAAACCCCGTATACATTCCAGTTTTTGTATTTTAAAACTGCCTTTAATGCATGAAGATCATTGGCAACAGCTTCACTATTATAAGCATCAATATTAATTCCTCTATTGATAAGATCTTGCTTGCAGGACATTGCAGCATTTGTTTTTTGCTTTTCATCTTCTTCTTCCGATTGATTCTTTGCCAGAATTTCTAAAAATTTCTTTCCTAGTCCCTGATCTAACCTTGGTTGAGAATATCCTGTTCCGCGAACATCAAACAATACAATATCATTATTTTCGCGAAGAGGATGGTTTGACCACAACCATATATTATCAATACCACTTGCACCCGGGCCACCTTGTATAAAAACTATTGCGTTCGAATCTTTTGAAGCCGAATTCTTTTTTAATACGGTTACTGCAATTTTTATTGTTTTACCATCATTTGCTCCCCATGTTTCAGGAACGGTAAGATATCCCCAAGTAATTTTTTTCGGATCAGCTTTTTCGAATTGAGATATAAAAGCTTTACTTTTTTCAAAAGTCACATTTTGTGCTTGTAAATTCCCGATGAGGATTGCAAATAAAAAAGAAATAGTAGTTATTGTTCTTATTAATTTCATAATGTTTTTGTTATATTTTTTTCTATTTATTCAAGTTAAAAGTTGAAACCTATATCTATTGTTGTCTCTTTTTCAATAGCTAATTTTATGTCTATTGATTCTAAAGATTTGTCTGCATTTTCTACAATTTCCCGAAGTAATTTTTCATATTTCAGTTTAATTATCTCAATTGTGGCTGTTTCATATTTTGTGGCATTATAACTTATTGTACCAGATACATTTCCTTCGTTTACCACAAAGTTGATTAACAGCGGAAGTCTGCTATAAGACGCACTCATAGGCATTATTTGCAATTGTAGATTTTCATTGACAGAAATGTTTGTATAGCTAAAAGAAGGATTTTGCAATACCAACAATACATCTAATCGTAATTTGTTCTGTACGCTTTCAGGAATATCTTGGTGTTCATCTATCACTAATAGATTTTGGTGCGTTTCTTTTAGTATTTCACTAAGACTATTTTCTGATTTTATACGATTCCTTAAAGGCAAAGTTTTCGCAAACATTCCAAGCTGATTGTGCAATTCAGAATGGGTTCTTCCGGAATTTATGGTACCGATACAAAAATCTTCTTCTCCATACATTTTGTGCACGAGCATACTAAATGTACCCACCAAAAGTGTGTGAAGTGAAATGTTTTGCTGTTGTGCAAATTCATTTAATTCCGAAAATTTAATGGAATCAAACACAAAATCATGATCAGCTCCTATATGTTTCTCTTCATAGTCTTCCCTGTCAAAAGGAATATTGTTTTTCCAGGAATATCCATCCAGATATTTGTTCCAGAATTTTAAATTCGCCTCATTAGTGTTTTTCAGCTGCTCTTGATACCACGCGACATAATCCTTGAATTGAAACATCAATTTGTGATCCTGTAAACTTTCCTCGTTCTCGATTTGCTTGTATTTGTTTACAAACTCATTTACTAAAATTTCTAATGACCAGCCATCCATAATGATATGATGCGTGCAAAATACCAAATAAGAATCTCCGTTTTTCTGATGAAATAACGCCACTCTCAGAAGCGTTTCATTTTCTAAATCAAATGCTCTGTTTACATAATCATGTATCGACTTTATCCTTTCTTTTTCTTCATATAAGAATTCATCAATTGATATCTGTACGATCTCAGAAGAAATTTTTTGATGAGGAATACCTTCTATTTCAACAAAATTTGTCCTTAATATTTCATGCTTTTTTTGCAATTCCAAAAACACCTGATCTAAAACCTTTTTTTGAATTTGACCTCGTATTTTGAATACTGCCGACATATTATAGGATATCGATTTTTCTTCTAATTGCGATGCAAGCCAGATGTTATATTGAGAAGAGGTAATTTCATAATACAAACGCTCAGCTACTGGTATAATAGCACTAGATTGTACGGTTTGTTTTTTCTCAAGATACTTCGCTAATTTTTGTACGGTAGGATAGTCAAAAATATCTTTTAAGGTTATTCTGTAATGCAATTTTTCATCTATACTGTTTATTAATTTCACCGCATTTAGAGAGTGACCGCCAAGCTGAAAAAAATTATCCGTAATGCCAATTTCTGTCTTTATTCCTAATACTTCCTGATAAAAGTTACAGATCTTAATTTCGATTTCTGTAGTCGGCTTTTCATAAGAAAGCATTACTTTCTCTGTCGCTATTTTAGTTTGTGAGAGAGCCTTTCTATCTACTTTTTTATTGGGTGTTAACGGAAATTCATCTAAAGAAAATAGTGCATGAGGAATCATATATTCCGGTAATTCTTCTCTCAATGTATTGATAATCGCGAGAGTATTAAACGTACCAGTTTGTACAATTACATAGGCAATTAACACCGCTTCCTGTCCTGCACTTTGTTGAGCAATTACTATAGCTTCTTTAATATTTTCGATTTGGTTTAACTTCGTTTCGATTTCTCCAAGTTCAATGCGATATCCTCTTATTTTCACCTGATTATCGTTGCGTCCCAGAAATTCTATTTCGCCCTTTTCATTCCATTTTCCTAAATCACCTGTATTATACATTCTCTCTTTTTTATTGAATGCATTTTGAATGAATTTTTCGTTGGTTAACGCTTCGTTTTTAAAATATCCCTGCGCTAATCCGTCGCCACCAATATAAATAGTTCCAACACTACCAACAGGCAGCAATTGCATACAATCATCGAGAATATACAATTGAGTGTTGTGAATAGGTTTACCAATATTTGAAGCTTCTTTTGCCTGAGTTATTTTTTTACAGCTGGACCAAATTGTAGTTTCTGTTGGCCCATACATATTCCATAATTCGGCATTGGTTTCTAGTAACATTTCGGCTAATGCTTCACTTAGTAAATCGCCTCCGCATAAAATTTTGAGTGTTTTATTTCCTTTCCATCCTGCATTATAAAGCATTTGGTAAAAACTTGGTGTTGCCTGAATTATACTCGGTTCAAGCTCTTTTAACTTTGTAACAATAGCCAAAGGATCTGATAAAAGTTCCTGACTTGCTATATATAATTTAGCTCCCGAAATTAACGGCGCAAAAAATTCAAGTATAGAAATATCGAAGGATTGTGTTGTTACCGAAAATAAATAATCGCCTGCTTCTATTTTAGGCTGATGCTGTATACTGATTAAAAAATTCAGTAATGATTGATGACTTATTGCGACTCCTTTAGGGTTTCCTGTAGATCCCGATGTATAGATAATATAGGCAGTGGCTAAAGCCGATATTTTTGCCGATTCTGTTTGTTCTAAATTAATTTCTTCCTTTACAATAACTTCAATATCTATAATTCTGTCCTCTAGATTCAGATTGTGTTTTAGACTTTGAGTTGCTATAATTTGTTGTACGCCACTATGTTCAATAATATACTCTAAGCGATCTTTTGGAAAAGAAGGATCTAACGGAATATAAGCGTTGCCTGACTTTAATATCCCTAGTAAGGTAACTACAAGATTAGCCGAACGATTCATTAAAACCGCAATTGGAGCAGAATCTTTCTCTCTATTTCTTTTCTGTAAATAAGCTGCTATTTTATTTGACAGTAAATCTAACTCGCTATAAGTATACGCTCTGTGCTCGTCTACTAATGCAATTCTTTGCGGATTTTTGTTTACATGCTCATTAAAAAGCGTTATAAAAGTAGCCTCACAAGGATAACTGAATTGTGTTTTATTGAAGTTCTCTACTATTTCCTGTCTTTCTGATTCTGTAATATATTGATATTTTGAAAGTAACTCGACTGGGTTACTAATTACAGCAGAAAGTAAGTTTTCAAAATGAGTTACCATTTTGAGACTATCAGATTCACTAAAATAATTTATATTATAATCAAAGTCAATTTTAACATCTTCCGACTCATCAAATTCCCGAATGTAAATGGCTAAAGCAACACGTTCAGATTGATGTGATAATGGTACTACTCTTGTCTCTGAATTGACAAAATGATCCGCATAATTTTGTTTTTCATAAGATAAAGTGATATTAAAAAGCCTGTCTTTTTCCTGAAATAATTCCAGTTCTTTAATCAACTTTCCTAATGGAAATCGCTGATGGCGATAATCTTGTCGCAATTGTTGCTTGATATTTTTTACCAGATCGCCGAAATTATCCTCAAAATCAAATTGAATTCGCAATGGTGAAACGCCCATGAATAATCCCACCGTTTTTTTGAATATCGATTTGCCTCTGTTTAATACCGGAAGCCCTATTGCAAAATCTTTATTTTGATGTTTTCTGCCAAAATAAAGATACAAGGCTCCTAAAATTACATGAAATGTTGTCGCTCCTAAATCTTTACCAACTTGTTCTAATTGATTATAAACAGCGCGCTTGATTATTATTTCTCTTCTTTTACTTTGATTTGGTTTGCTGTTTTGGTCAATTTTTTCAAATAATCTTTCAGGAAGACTTTCAAATTTTTCTTTCCAATATAACTTATCATCTTCATAATCCTCTGAGACGGCATACGCGCTATCGTCTTCAATAAAATCCTTATACGTAAAAGGATATTCCGTTTCTACTTTCCCGAAACTTGAGAGTTCATTATAGTTTTTTACCAATCTTTGAAACATCAATGAAGTTCCCCATCCATCCGTTATAATATGATGATATACAGAGAATAAATAATGAAGTTCCTCATCTACTTTTACAAGAATAAATTTATGCAGTGCTTTTTTTTCATTTAATTGAAAAGGGATTTCAAACGTGTTTTGCATGAATTCATTTGCCTCCGCATCTGCATTTTCTTTTGATGAAAAATCAACAAATTCCAATGCCATAACGTGCTCTTCAATAGTTTGAATTCTTACCTCTTCATCCAGTTGATTGAGAATACTTCTATAAGTATCATGCTGATTTATGAGGGCTATGTAAGCCTTATTTAATACTTCGTAAACTATAGATCCTTCGATGATTATTTTTGCTCCTATATTATAAATAGGATCTTCAGGATACATCAATTGCTCAAAATAAACATCTTGCTGTGGAAGTGTGAGTTTCATTTTTTTATTATTAAAACAATTATTAAGACTAAGATTCTCTATCTTCTTCATTGATTTGAAAACTATAAAAATGCCTTATCCGCTCAGGCATTTAGACAAAAGTGTTAAACCCAAAGATTTTCACTTAGTTCTTCTTTTGTAGTTGTTTTTAAATCTCTGACGATATTTCCGTAATCAAATTTTACAATTCTATCTGCAAGATGAAAATAAGCATCATCGTGTGTCACCGCTATAATTGTTTTTCCTTCGCCTTTAAGTTTTGGCAATAATTGTTCGTAGAAGTATTTTCTAAAATGAGGATCCTGATCTGCAGCCCATTCGTCAAGTACCAAAACCGGTTTATTTTCCAGCAAGGCAAAAATTAGCGACATACGTTTACTTTGACCTTTGGAGAATCTTCTTCTGGCAGATTCTTCTTTGTCATTTTCAACAATGCCATTTAGTTGCATTGTTTTTAACAACTCAACATATTCCGCGTTATTTTCAAGTTTGTACTCATCATAATTATGAGAGAACAGGTGATTGTCTGTAAATACTGCCGAAATTAAACTTTGTGTTATTTCAGTAACATCTACTTTCTCCACTCCATTCATGACCATAGAACCGCCAGTAGGTTTGTATAAACCTGTCAATAAATTTATAAAGGTACTTTTACCGGATCCGTTACCTCCTACTATAAAGATGATTTCTCCTTGTTTTATCTCAAAATTTATTGGACCTGAAGTAAACGAAGCCGTTTCTTCACTTTCATTATGATACGAAAATGTAATGTCCTTAAAAGTTAACGATTGAAAGTCATGATTTTCCCCGGACTTCGAATTATAGGTATCATCGACAATTTCAAAATCTTTAATAAACTTTTTTATTCTTGCATTTGCCACCATAAATCTGGTATACATTTGTTGCAAGTTGATTATGTTATTGATTGGTCCCGATATGAACAATATAATGACTACATAAGAGATAACGTCTGCTCTTGACAATAATCCCATTTCTGGAAGAATAAAAAGAATTACAGCTACAACAAAGTACAATCCATATTGACTTATTAGATTGATGGACAAAAAGATGTAATTAATTTTAAAATCCAAATCCATAGATTGATTTCTATTTGGAATCAGAAAATTATTCATAAGGCTTTCTCTTCGAAAAAAACTTAGTTTTAATTCCTTAAATCCTTTCATTACATCGTCTACATATTTGTAATAATTCTCATTATATCCTCTTAATTGAGCTACTTGTTTTGACATGGAATTCATGACTAAAAAATAACATCCTGCAACCAGAACAATAAGTGCAATCACAATTAAGGCAGAAAGCGTTGAAAGCGTGAACATATAAACCAAACACAACACCAGCATTAATAAGGAATTTACGGTGTGCGTTACGGTATAGGGTAAAAAAGAAAAAGTACGCAAATCTTCTACCGCGGTGAAAAAACGCTGAGAACCCAGTTTTTCAAGTCTTTGTAAGGGTGCTTTTAAAATCTGCGAAAAAATATGTTTTTCATTGTCATAAAGCAGTTTAAAAGAAAATTTGTTCAGTCTTTTTTGAAAAATAACATTCAATAAATAGCTGTACACTATTATGGAAACAAAAACTATTCCCATATAATCTTTCAGGAAACTCTCTTTTCCAGCCAATATATTATTAATAATATAGACTATACCAAAGCTTAAAACTGTATTTGGAATCGCATACAGTAGCAGATAAAATATTTCTTTAGGTTTTAATTTTAACATCTTTAAATTTGTTTTAATCTTAATTATTAAATTGTTAACTGCTCGCTATTCGCACATTTTACTAGTATGCTGGCTATTTCTTCGGGATACTCGTGTATAAAAAAATGATTTCCCGGTAACGTTAAGCTTTTAAAATTGGCTGTAGTATAATTTTTCCAATTATCAATGAGATGAGCTCTTTTTTCGCTCTCGCC
This genomic window from Flavobacterium sp. 9 contains:
- a CDS encoding cyclic peptide export ABC transporter → MLKLKPKEIFYLLLYAIPNTVLSFGIVYIINNILAGKESFLKDYMGIVFVSIIVYSYLLNVIFQKRLNKFSFKLLYDNEKHIFSQILKAPLQRLEKLGSQRFFTAVEDLRTFSFLPYTVTHTVNSLLMLVLCLVYMFTLSTLSALIVIALIVLVAGCYFLVMNSMSKQVAQLRGYNENYYKYVDDVMKGFKELKLSFFRRESLMNNFLIPNRNQSMDLDFKINYIFLSINLISQYGLYFVVAVILFILPEMGLLSRADVISYVVIILFISGPINNIINLQQMYTRFMVANARIKKFIKDFEIVDDTYNSKSGENHDFQSLTFKDITFSYHNESEETASFTSGPINFEIKQGEIIFIVGGNGSGKSTFINLLTGLYKPTGGSMVMNGVEKVDVTEITQSLISAVFTDNHLFSHNYDEYKLENNAEYVELLKTMQLNGIVENDKEESARRRFSKGQSKRMSLIFALLENKPVLVLDEWAADQDPHFRKYFYEQLLPKLKGEGKTIIAVTHDDAYFHLADRIVKFDYGNIVRDLKTTTKEELSENLWV